From the Euphorbia lathyris chromosome 6, ddEupLath1.1, whole genome shotgun sequence genome, one window contains:
- the LOC136234051 gene encoding mannose-6-phosphate isomerase 1-like, translated as MVAKFNGRHGIGLRRLRCSVQNYDWGKLGTDSQVARLYKLNSGSKIQLDKSYAELWMGTHESEPSFVVDSSEIEDGAAVGPPSVTLKKWIAKNPNVLGDKVLDKWGCDLPFLFKVLSISKALSIQAHPDKELAKMLHKLQPDVYKDENHKPEMALAITKFEALCGFINTKELKAMLQNIPEIVELVGKADTNKYLSLTEKDKEEKVKSVLRSMFTQLMATSKEVTTEVISKLKNRLHVESQVRQLTDKEQLVLRLEKLYPADIGVFAAFFFNYVKLNPGEALYLGENEPHAYIYGECIECMATSDNVVRAGLTPKFRDIQTLCSMLTYKQGQPEILKGFPLNSYVTKYMPPFDEFEVDCCILPAEASTVFPAIPGPSIFIIIAGEGEMQTGSSNESANEGDVMFAPSNIEITVTTTSKLHLYRAGVNSRFFQMK; from the exons ATGGTTGCAAAGTTCAATGGCCGACATGGCATTGGACTCCGGAGACTAAGATGCTCTGTTCAGAACTATGATTGGGGAAAATTAGGGACGGATTCCCAGGTGGCAAGGCTCTACAAATTGAATTCGGGATCcaaaattcaattagacaaGTCGTATGCTGAGCTTTGGATGGGAACACATGAGTCCGAACCATCTTTTGTGGTGGACAGCAGCGAGATCGAGGATGGAGCGGCAGTTGGGCCTCCAAGTGTCACTTTGAAGAAGTGGATTGCTAAGAACCCTAATGTGCTTGGAGATAAGGTTCTTGATAAGTGGGGTTGTGATCTCCCTTTCTTATTTAAG GTACTTTCGATATCAAAAGCATTGTCGATTCAGGCTCATCCAGATAAAGAATTGGCCAAAATGCTGCACAAGCTTCAACCAGATGTTTACAAGGATGAGAATCACAAGCCTGAGATGGCTTTGGCAATTACTAAGTTTGAGGCTCTTTGTGGCTTTATCAATACTAAG GAGCTCAAAGCTATGCTTCAGAATATCCCCGAGATTGTCGAATTGGTGGGTAAGGCAGatacaaataaatatttaagTTTGACTGAAAAAGACAAAGAGGAGAAAGTGAAATCAGTTCTGAGATCAATGTTTACCCAACTCATGGCAACAAGCAAAGAGGTGACAACTGAAGTGATATCAAAACTGAAAAATCGATTACACGTCGAAAGCCAG GTAAGGCAATTAACGGACAAGGAACAGTTGGTGTTGCGGTTGGAAAAGCTATACCCAGCCGATATTGGTGTTTTTGCAGCCTTCTTTTTCAATTATGTGAAGCTTAATCCCGGGGAAGCATTGTATCTCGGGGAAAACGAACCCCACGCATACATATATGGTGAATGCATCGAGTGCATGGCAACATCAGACAATGTCGTTCGGGCTGGCCTCACACCCAAGTTTCGGGACATCCAAACTCTTTGTTCTATGCTGACGTACAAACAG GGCCAACCTGAAATCCTGAAAGGGTTTCCTCTAAATTCATACGTGACAAAGTACATGCCGCCTTTTGATGAATTCGAGGTAGATTGCTGCATACTCCCCGCAGAAGCATCGACAGTGTTCCCAGCAATTCCGGGTCCATCCATATTTATAATCATAGCCGGGGAAGGCGAAATGCAGACAGGATCGAGTAACGAGAGTGCGAATGAAGGAGATGTCATGTTCGCACCTTCCAACATTGAGATTACCGTAACAACGACTTCAAAGCTGCATCTGTATCGGGCTGGAGTCAATAGCAGGTTCTTCCAAATGAAATAG